One Methanolobus sp. WCC4 DNA segment encodes these proteins:
- the amrS gene encoding AmmeMemoRadiSam system radical SAM enzyme: MIREAMLYDRLDDGKVRCKLCSHRCRIAPGKRGICAVRENREGTLYTLNYNVVSSEALDPIEKKPLFHFHPGSLAYSLGTIGCNFRCKHCQNWTISQIDIDEANAIEITPERAVERAVASGAEVIAWTYNEPTIWFEYTYDCAKLAKEAGLATAYITNGYITKEGLEMIAPYLDAFRVDIKAFTEEFYHDIASAKLAPVLESAKLARELGMHVEVVNLIIPTLNDSPEEIREMCVWVRENLGEDTPVHFTRFHPYYKLQNIPSTPLATLERAYDIAGEEGLRYIYIGNVAGTDYENTVCPQCGELLIKRGMFNIELNKLTDGTTCPRCGEHIPIVPGH; this comes from the coding sequence ATGATCAGGGAAGCGATGCTTTATGACAGACTTGATGATGGAAAGGTCCGGTGTAAACTGTGCAGTCACAGGTGCAGGATAGCTCCGGGAAAGAGAGGGATCTGTGCTGTAAGGGAGAACAGGGAGGGAACCCTGTACACCCTGAACTATAACGTTGTCTCCAGTGAGGCTCTGGATCCCATTGAGAAGAAACCGCTCTTCCATTTCCATCCGGGTTCGCTGGCCTATTCCCTGGGGACCATAGGTTGTAATTTCAGGTGTAAGCACTGCCAGAACTGGACCATATCCCAGATAGATATAGATGAGGCCAATGCCATCGAGATCACTCCTGAGAGGGCTGTTGAAAGGGCTGTGGCCTCGGGGGCAGAGGTCATTGCATGGACCTACAACGAACCGACCATATGGTTCGAATATACCTATGATTGTGCAAAACTGGCAAAGGAGGCCGGGCTGGCAACTGCATATATCACCAATGGCTATATCACAAAGGAGGGGCTGGAAATGATAGCCCCGTATCTGGATGCTTTCAGGGTGGATATCAAGGCGTTCACAGAGGAATTCTACCATGATATAGCAAGTGCGAAACTGGCACCTGTACTTGAGTCCGCAAAACTTGCAAGGGAACTGGGGATGCATGTGGAGGTCGTGAACCTGATAATACCTACTCTAAACGATTCTCCGGAGGAGATACGGGAGATGTGTGTGTGGGTACGCGAGAATCTTGGTGAGGATACTCCTGTTCATTTCACCCGCTTCCATCCGTACTACAAGTTGCAGAACATTCCTTCAACTCCTCTGGCAACGCTTGAAAGGGCATACGATATTGCAGGGGAGGAGGGTCTGCGATATATCTACATCGGGAATGTAGCGGGAACGGATTACGAGAACACCGTCTGTCCTCAATGTGGGGAATTGCTGATCAAAAGAGGAATGTTCAATATTGAATTGAATAAGTTGACCGATGGGACCACTTGCCCACGTTGCGGTGAGCATATTCCCATTGTGCCCGGGCATTGA
- a CDS encoding M1 family metallopeptidase → MERIYKYYPEDFGELTVKVVHMDLVFDIFDDHTKVTSDLKLKTLDKAIDELELNCKKLEILSVSCGEYDIDHEYREKEDILLISFGQSVPENTEFVINTQTICRPTNNILEGLYYDETPAGAPPQQITQCQQWGFQRIVPCIDDMVAKCTYTTTIIADERYTNLITNGDIVEARHSLGNGRDRIVYDNSVTPMATYLFFLGLGTYETFTKEFEYPDGYTFDLELLVPPGSDPVIAQRSLDILYDSIMWIYLFTGPEQYDQLKLRGKLMDMIRERDRLKNEGESDNEGLEKIREELKRSAGSIQTGYRYTGTVYREIGMQNSNFGGMENVGNTTISTNRIMPFPHMTDNAFEYLMRVKVHEFYHNLNGSEVTGWSPFEIWLNEAVTVHIERMYHAYHFGEEYARLGEVLDLLAPGSGTFALDRGAASMPIIPDGFNDPDDLISAVTYVKAPEFVMMLEKMMGKETFAKALDVYHSRYKHSNASTREWIEAMEEVSGQKFKEMADIWLKQTQFPVVHVRTSYDENERAYTLLLEQEVPEGAEFWELPFSVALVDREGNDLAEVTELMKGKEKEIIITGVDRPAFLSLNRGYSFFGKVVHEADVDELVLQTKVDSDLINRFIAFYRVVDMEKMELIGDSDHLPSKEFTDLYHELVVDNDLMNEAGAQFLTIFESVEDERFAHSYQLLYEVKQKLLKAIAGRHEDSLISLYQVCNEKEYSGQDYLKDEVDSIKDRQVKNTILSVLSTLDTPVIHEMIRQQFETAQNATDRLSAFSFYLNSSAPDRISLLKSFQQEAEKHPVSWEAFLRVVGSNSSNDVFDLVREVGSSGSFRIEQANDQRALYGSFAFNRKRSLQTEEGRKLLEDIVLRLAKVNEYNAVSILNVLANIDRMEEEYHIPLVGMLVRFLERLDQERSPSVYNRIRKILLNTPKAVKSYEAVNGKVNIG, encoded by the coding sequence ATGGAAAGAATATACAAATATTATCCTGAGGATTTTGGAGAATTAACCGTTAAAGTTGTGCACATGGACCTTGTTTTCGACATATTCGACGACCATACAAAGGTAACATCCGATCTGAAATTGAAAACCCTCGACAAAGCAATTGATGAACTGGAACTTAATTGCAAGAAACTTGAGATCCTGTCTGTAAGTTGCGGGGAATACGATATCGATCATGAATACAGGGAAAAGGAAGATATCCTGTTGATCAGTTTCGGTCAGTCTGTACCTGAGAACACTGAGTTCGTGATAAATACGCAGACGATCTGCAGACCTACAAATAACATACTTGAAGGTCTCTATTACGATGAAACTCCTGCCGGTGCTCCACCTCAACAGATAACCCAGTGTCAGCAATGGGGATTCCAGAGGATAGTACCATGTATAGATGATATGGTGGCAAAATGCACTTACACTACAACCATCATTGCCGATGAGAGATATACCAATCTCATTACCAACGGTGATATTGTAGAGGCAAGACATTCTCTTGGGAACGGCAGGGACAGGATCGTCTATGACAATTCGGTCACACCAATGGCAACATATCTCTTCTTCCTTGGTCTGGGTACCTATGAGACGTTTACAAAGGAATTCGAATACCCTGACGGCTATACCTTTGACCTTGAACTTCTGGTACCACCCGGCTCAGACCCGGTAATAGCTCAGAGATCCCTTGATATTCTTTATGATTCTATCATGTGGATCTATCTTTTCACAGGGCCTGAGCAGTATGATCAGCTTAAACTACGTGGAAAGCTCATGGATATGATCCGGGAAAGGGACAGGCTCAAAAATGAAGGTGAAAGCGACAATGAGGGGCTGGAAAAGATAAGGGAGGAACTGAAGAGGTCTGCAGGGTCCATCCAGACTGGATACAGGTACACAGGTACCGTTTACAGGGAGATAGGTATGCAGAACTCTAATTTCGGTGGAATGGAGAATGTGGGAAACACTACCATCAGCACCAACCGCATAATGCCCTTCCCTCATATGACCGACAATGCATTTGAGTACCTGATGAGGGTGAAGGTACATGAGTTCTATCACAATCTGAATGGTTCAGAGGTGACCGGCTGGAGTCCATTTGAGATATGGCTCAACGAGGCTGTCACCGTTCACATTGAAAGGATGTACCACGCATATCACTTTGGTGAGGAATACGCCCGTCTTGGTGAGGTACTTGACCTTCTGGCTCCGGGTTCCGGAACCTTTGCCCTTGACAGGGGAGCAGCATCCATGCCCATCATCCCCGATGGGTTCAATGATCCTGATGACCTTATCTCTGCAGTGACCTATGTAAAGGCACCTGAATTCGTAATGATGCTGGAGAAAATGATGGGGAAGGAGACCTTTGCAAAGGCTCTGGATGTCTACCATTCCAGATATAAACACTCGAATGCTTCAACACGGGAATGGATAGAAGCAATGGAAGAGGTTTCAGGACAGAAGTTCAAAGAGATGGCAGATATCTGGTTGAAACAGACACAGTTCCCTGTGGTCCACGTAAGGACATCCTATGATGAAAATGAAAGGGCTTATACATTGCTGCTGGAGCAGGAAGTCCCTGAAGGAGCTGAGTTCTGGGAGTTACCGTTCAGTGTAGCCCTTGTAGACAGGGAAGGAAATGACCTTGCAGAAGTTACGGAACTGATGAAAGGTAAGGAGAAGGAAATAATCATCACTGGTGTGGACAGGCCTGCTTTCCTCTCCCTGAACCGTGGATATTCTTTCTTTGGAAAAGTAGTTCATGAGGCGGATGTCGATGAACTGGTCCTTCAGACAAAAGTGGACAGTGATCTGATCAACAGGTTCATAGCATTCTACCGTGTAGTGGATATGGAAAAGATGGAACTGATAGGGGATAGCGACCATCTTCCATCAAAGGAATTCACTGATCTCTATCACGAGCTTGTCGTGGATAATGACCTGATGAATGAAGCAGGTGCTCAGTTCCTGACCATCTTTGAATCAGTGGAGGATGAGAGATTTGCACACAGTTATCAGTTGCTATATGAGGTCAAACAAAAACTCCTGAAAGCTATAGCAGGCAGGCATGAGGATTCCCTGATATCACTCTATCAGGTCTGCAATGAGAAGGAATATAGTGGTCAGGACTATCTGAAAGATGAAGTTGATTCTATCAAGGACCGTCAGGTAAAGAATACCATCCTTTCTGTTCTTTCCACCCTTGATACTCCTGTGATACATGAGATGATCAGGCAACAGTTCGAGACAGCACAAAATGCCACAGACAGATTAAGTGCTTTCAGTTTCTATCTTAACAGTTCCGCACCTGACAGGATCAGCCTGTTGAAGTCCTTCCAGCAGGAAGCAGAAAAACATCCGGTTAGCTGGGAAGCTTTCCTGAGGGTTGTGGGAAGCAACAGCAGCAATGATGTATTCGATCTGGTAAGGGAGGTTGGAAGTTCCGGTTCTTTCAGGATAGAACAGGCAAATGACCAGAGAGCACTTTATGGGAGCTTTGCTTTCAACAGAAAGAGATCACTTCAGACCGAAGAAGGCAGGAAGCTGCTTGAGGATATAGTTCTCAGGCTGGCTAAGGTCAATGAGTACAATGCTGTGAGCATACTCAATGTCCTTGCAAATATTGACAGGATGGAGGAGGAATATCACATCCCTCTGGTGGGAATGCTGGTACGTTTCCTGGAAAGGCTCGATCAGGAGAGGTCACCAAGTGTGTACAACAGGATCAGGAAGATACTGCTCAATACTCCGAAGGCCGTGAAAAGCTATGAAGCGGTCAATGGTAAGGTCAATATCGGTTAA
- a CDS encoding FAD-binding and (Fe-S)-binding domain-containing protein, producing the protein MTSYTINEALKSKLEEMFEDRVSFSELERIVYSHDVGTIPDSVKKTISTMPDAVVQPVNSEEVSSLVRIAIENNIPVIPRGAASSGFGGAVPVANGIVIDLARMNNIISIDPDDLSAEVEPGVVWSELDDKLKRKGLALCLYPSSAPTSTVAGWVAQGGSGIGSYEYGTFRDNIVSVEMVDPMGDLKVMEGDDIDLVYALEGITGIITKVTIKVKKSEGLTPVLAAFTDEKELQATLDEIRGSGIDLWSVSIQTPGYVELSQQAANETKMPRGKYIAQLVYGQSHAEVASLIENIVSSNKGEILPEDVAVHEWHNRFRTMRLKRLGPSLVASELIVPTDSLGDFLKAVDRKFKGEFVFEGIMETPDRLIMMGFMLADERKTNYPLKFSSSLIVADIAKKMGGRLTATGIFFTDESKELLGEALFNRVVAFKKEFDPAHIMNPGKILPPSVEKNSPIKQLSIAMKGASKGRSLMSFAGKIMDGKDVEYKYGDKLPEEIGKDAFICAQCGACKTTCTVYDADPWESRSPRGKWYLLSEYLKGNIEFDEEFASTMFLCATCKKCDLKCQTDLSIAHNFINMRSIMGQKDFENTGLGIIRENVLKAGNFWGLPEEALEWKADDMKMVDTGAIGYWPGCWSSAVTKNMPQNIVRILNRAGVELVNLGEQDNICCGLYLALGGYTEDFVSTVEKNINLINEKGVKTLLFSCPGCFATFTEQYAAVAEMLGLDWDIETKHVVVLLDELIRDGKLDLGKPVDKRVTYHDACHVSRWFGAYEYPRNVINAIPGVSLVEMEHNREDALCCGIVTSFDDLPTVAHCGEKRVCEAMDTGADYVITNCAGCASQLNLTTNMMEAPVKQKDITDILCESMGIEVTYDPTETIGQFMKQAIELLGTSCVRHK; encoded by the coding sequence ATGACCAGTTATACAATCAATGAAGCTTTGAAAAGCAAGCTTGAAGAGATGTTTGAAGATCGCGTATCTTTCAGTGAACTTGAAAGGATCGTCTATTCCCATGATGTGGGAACCATTCCTGACTCTGTCAAAAAGACCATTTCCACAATGCCGGATGCAGTCGTTCAGCCTGTAAACTCCGAAGAGGTATCTTCCCTTGTCAGAATTGCAATTGAGAATAATATCCCTGTCATTCCACGAGGAGCAGCATCCAGTGGATTCGGGGGAGCAGTTCCCGTGGCAAATGGTATAGTCATCGATCTTGCGAGAATGAACAATATCATTTCCATTGATCCCGATGATCTCAGTGCAGAGGTAGAACCTGGTGTTGTCTGGTCGGAATTGGATGATAAGCTCAAAAGAAAGGGACTTGCATTGTGTCTGTACCCGAGCAGCGCACCCACATCTACGGTGGCCGGATGGGTCGCCCAGGGAGGCAGTGGCATCGGCAGTTATGAGTACGGCACTTTCCGGGACAACATCGTTTCGGTAGAAATGGTCGATCCCATGGGTGACCTGAAGGTAATGGAAGGAGATGATATTGACCTTGTTTATGCTCTTGAAGGTATCACCGGCATAATCACAAAGGTTACTATCAAAGTGAAAAAGTCCGAAGGGCTTACACCTGTTCTTGCGGCATTCACAGATGAAAAGGAATTGCAGGCAACACTTGATGAGATAAGGGGTTCAGGAATTGACCTGTGGTCTGTAAGCATCCAGACACCGGGCTATGTGGAACTGAGCCAGCAGGCAGCAAATGAAACAAAGATGCCACGGGGCAAATACATTGCACAGCTAGTTTATGGCCAGTCCCATGCTGAAGTTGCTTCCCTTATCGAAAATATTGTCAGCAGCAATAAAGGTGAGATCCTCCCTGAAGATGTTGCAGTTCACGAGTGGCACAACAGGTTCCGCACAATGAGGCTCAAGCGTCTTGGTCCTTCGCTGGTTGCAAGTGAACTTATCGTACCAACAGATTCACTGGGAGATTTCCTGAAGGCAGTTGACAGGAAATTCAAGGGTGAGTTCGTCTTTGAAGGCATAATGGAAACCCCTGACAGGCTCATCATGATGGGATTCATGCTGGCCGATGAAAGAAAGACCAATTATCCATTGAAATTCTCATCGTCGCTCATAGTTGCCGACATTGCGAAGAAGATGGGAGGAAGACTTACTGCCACAGGCATATTCTTCACTGATGAGTCAAAGGAGTTGCTGGGAGAGGCACTGTTCAACAGGGTAGTTGCTTTCAAGAAGGAGTTCGACCCCGCACATATAATGAACCCGGGAAAGATCCTGCCACCTTCGGTTGAGAAGAACTCCCCTATAAAACAACTTTCCATTGCCATGAAAGGTGCCAGCAAGGGTCGATCCTTAATGAGCTTTGCAGGGAAGATCATGGATGGGAAAGATGTGGAATACAAGTATGGTGACAAATTACCTGAGGAGATAGGGAAGGATGCATTCATCTGTGCGCAGTGCGGAGCCTGTAAGACCACCTGTACCGTGTATGACGCAGACCCATGGGAAAGCAGATCACCAAGGGGTAAATGGTACCTGCTCTCCGAATATCTGAAAGGTAATATCGAATTCGACGAGGAATTCGCATCCACAATGTTCCTGTGCGCTACCTGTAAGAAATGTGATCTTAAATGCCAGACAGACCTGTCAATAGCTCACAATTTCATAAATATGCGCAGCATCATGGGACAGAAGGATTTTGAGAACACAGGTCTTGGGATCATCAGGGAGAACGTACTCAAAGCAGGAAACTTCTGGGGACTGCCAGAAGAAGCGCTTGAGTGGAAGGCTGATGATATGAAGATGGTTGACACGGGAGCAATTGGATACTGGCCAGGCTGCTGGTCTTCTGCTGTTACAAAGAACATGCCTCAGAACATAGTAAGGATACTGAACAGGGCAGGTGTCGAACTGGTTAACCTCGGAGAACAGGACAATATATGCTGTGGTCTTTATCTTGCACTCGGAGGATACACCGAGGACTTCGTGAGCACTGTTGAGAAAAATATCAACCTGATCAATGAGAAGGGTGTAAAGACACTGCTATTCTCCTGCCCGGGATGCTTTGCCACCTTCACCGAACAATATGCTGCCGTTGCAGAGATGCTTGGTCTTGACTGGGATATTGAGACAAAGCACGTGGTTGTACTCCTTGATGAACTTATCAGGGATGGAAAGCTTGATCTCGGGAAGCCGGTTGATAAGAGGGTAACATACCACGATGCATGCCATGTATCAAGGTGGTTCGGTGCCTATGAGTATCCAAGGAACGTGATAAATGCCATTCCGGGTGTGTCTCTTGTGGAAATGGAACACAACAGGGAAGATGCTCTTTGTTGTGGAATCGTTACATCTTTCGATGACCTGCCTACGGTTGCTCATTGCGGAGAGAAACGTGTCTGTGAGGCAATGGACACAGGAGCAGATTACGTTATTACCAATTGTGCGGGTTGTGCATCACAACTCAATCTGACCACCAATATGATGGAAGCACCTGTTAAACAGAAGGATATAACGGATATACTGTGTGAATCCATGGGAATAGAGGTCACATATGATCCTACGGAAACGATCGGCCAGTTCATGAAGCAGGCGATAGAACTGCTTGGCACAAGTTGTGTTCGCCATAAATGA
- a CDS encoding winged helix-turn-helix domain-containing protein, with protein sequence MKASIIDAIFLSEKRKKLLLLLMEGPKDIEEIKEALDVTSSAMLPQIKKLRKLDLIVCNERVYSLTEAARILVEKMEPLLGTIEVFEENYDYWMSRHISSIPEEFRSRLWNLGECELKRPDMIYLFEPPEEFNESLAKSKNIRTLASFFHPQCPHNYAQLAKKGVDVTLILTKAVFDRMKKDGSKYLQKILESEGSELFFMKEEIPIGSITVTDDIFMITLFNKDLVLDHLKLISYEPQARQWGLDIIDHFKELAIPVDKDKMLREIGDQE encoded by the coding sequence ATGAAAGCTTCAATTATAGATGCGATCTTCCTTTCCGAAAAAAGAAAAAAGCTTCTTTTACTGCTGATGGAAGGTCCAAAGGATATCGAAGAAATAAAAGAAGCACTCGATGTTACGTCCAGTGCCATGCTTCCCCAGATCAAGAAGTTGAGAAAGCTCGACCTTATTGTGTGCAATGAGAGGGTCTATTCCCTGACAGAAGCTGCCAGGATACTCGTTGAAAAAATGGAACCTCTTCTTGGAACCATCGAGGTTTTTGAGGAGAACTATGATTACTGGATGAGCCGTCATATCAGCAGTATTCCCGAGGAGTTTCGAAGTCGCTTGTGGAACCTTGGAGAATGTGAACTTAAAAGACCGGACATGATATATCTTTTTGAACCACCGGAGGAGTTCAATGAGAGCCTTGCAAAGTCAAAGAATATCAGGACACTTGCTTCATTCTTCCATCCACAGTGTCCGCATAATTATGCCCAGCTTGCTAAAAAGGGAGTGGATGTAACCCTTATACTCACAAAAGCAGTTTTCGACAGAATGAAAAAGGACGGTTCAAAATATCTTCAAAAAATACTGGAATCAGAAGGGTCAGAATTGTTCTTCATGAAAGAAGAAATACCCATAGGATCGATCACAGTCACCGACGATATTTTCATGATAACATTGTTTAACAAGGACCTTGTGCTCGATCATCTGAAACTCATAAGCTATGAACCCCAGGCAAGACAATGGGGACTTGATATTATAGATCATTTCAAGGAGCTAGCGATCCCTGTTGATAAAGATAAAATGCTTAGGGAGATCGGTGATCAGGAATAG